Genomic window (Cytophagia bacterium CHB2):
CCAATTCTATTCGATAATTTTGATGAGAATGCGCCTTTCCTGGAGTTGGATTATTGCTTGTTTGATTTGAGTGAAGCGTTTACCGCGCCGTCCACTTATTTGAACGACATTGCCCTTTGGCAAGCACGCTTTCGGCAAATTGCGCGTCATCTCAAAATCAATGCTTACGCCACTGTTTTCGTGCGCAACCGCGATGATCACGGCCAACTTGTGCCAATTGCCTGGCAATTTGCCCGAACCATTGGCCAAATTCTAACTCTAAAAGATGAAAAAATCGGATGTGAAAATGATGTAACGTCGCCTGCCGCGCAAACCGCGCCACAGGAGGGCGTTTGGTACACGCGACAGAATGCGGTTTATTGCTTGAATTTCCGCCGTGAAGAATCATCCCCCACTCCAGATCTTTGGGAGCCAAGGCCGATCACAAAACGGCAACAGCAGCCAAAACGCGCTTCGGCGCTGAAAACGCCTGAATCTCCGCGCTCGGCCTGGCTGATTGTCAAACCGCCGCCGCGCGAAAAAGGGGTTCTCCTCCACCCTGCCAAATTTCCGGAGACGCTGGTTGAGATTTTCTTGAATGATTTTTCGCAACCGGGCGATCGCATCTTCGACCCGATGGCCGGCACCGGCAGCACACTGCTGGCGGCTTTAGCGCGTCAGCGCGAAGCGTATGGCATCGAGTTGAATCCGCAGTTTCATCGCATTGCTCGTGAGCGCATCACAAGATATTTGCCCTCTCTGCCGAATCTGCTGGAATCTTCGCATTGGAAACTTGTGTGCGGCGATGCTGCTGAGGCAACAAACTACACCGAGTTTCCGCCTGCCTTCGATTACATCATTACCAGTCCGCCGTATTGGGATATGCTGCGCATGAAAGGCGCTGAAACCCAGCAAAAACGCAAGGACGCCGGCCTGCTGCAATTCTACTCTGACGACGCGCGCGACCTTGGCAATGTCACGGATTATCGTTCCTTCCTTGACAACTTAGTGAAGATTTACAGATTTGTCGCGACCAGGCTGGCGCCGGGCGGTTACTTCACGATTATCGTCAAGAACGTCAAGAAACGCGGAGTGATTTATCCGCTCGCCTGGGATTTGGCGCTGCAACTCAGTGATGAGTTGCAGCTTTGCCATGAACAGTTTTGGTGTCAAGACGATCAAAAGCTCGCGCCGTTCGGGTATCGCTATGCCTGGGTCAGCAATACCTTCCACCATTATTGCCTGCACTTTCGCAAGCCCTAATCGGGCATGCCCATCGTCTGGATTATTCCTTCTCCGCATCCAGGCCGGTCGCGATTAAAGATTCTCTCGCGATTTCTTCCATGGAAGGCGCTTGCTCCGGCGGTGCGTCGGTATTTGACGCCGGCGCCGTTCCTGCGCGGCCGTTTTCATCGGCGCCATTGGAGAAATTATTGCGCCAAATACGATGTTCGTCGCAATACATATTTTGTTTGGGCGCAGCCTTGTAAGTCGATTCAAACTCTTTGCCACAGCGCGCGCAATAGTATTTGTACATTGGTTTCTCGCGCTCGTTTTTCGGCACCAACCGCAGATCTTCGAGATAATCCTGAAACCGCATCGCCGGGAAATCGCTGAAACGCGCATTGGGCTTGGGGAAAATATAATCGTATGCCGCCGAGCCCCCGATCGTAAAAATCAAAACGCGCTTACCCAGTTGGCGCACCCGTTCGAGCGCCGGTTGATAGTCGGCGTCGCCCAGCACGGCAATGGCGATGTCGAAGGCATGAATCGCGGCAAAATACAGCATGTCCGTGCCCAATGCCATGTCGATGGTGCGCTCTTTGGGGGTGAAATTCGCGTCGCCTTCACGCGTGATGCGATCTTGCATCGCCATATAATGCCCGCGAAAGTCGATCTCGTGCAGCACCAGATTGAAACCGAGCTGTTCGCTGAGAATGTTGTAAAATTTGCGTTGATCTTCCAGCTTGAGGGCATCCTCGGGATGCACATTGAACGGGACGCTGGCATAATAGTACGTACGCACCAAATCGAACGGCAACGGTTCGTACGGCAGAATACCCTGGTAATACTGGCGCAGAAAGCGCAGCGCCACCATATTGATCTTATTGAA
Coding sequences:
- a CDS encoding NYN domain-containing protein — encoded protein: MKISEENMIEHQDVFGEGKRAVTDHGAGEYPRNASRNNMRHGTLRCMTFIDGSWLYHNQDMLVKAHGGPFKIDFNKINMVALRFLRQYYQGILPYEPLPFDLVRTYYYASVPFNVHPEDALKLEDQRKFYNILSEQLGFNLVLHEIDFRGHYMAMQDRITREGDANFTPKERTIDMALGTDMLYFAAIHAFDIAIAVLGDADYQPALERVRQLGKRVLIFTIGGSAAYDYIFPKPNARFSDFPAMRFQDYLEDLRLVPKNEREKPMYKYYCARCGKEFESTYKAAPKQNMYCDEHRIWRNNFSNGADENGRAGTAPASNTDAPPEQAPSMEEIARESLIATGLDAEKE